A genomic region of Pseudomonas frederiksbergensis contains the following coding sequences:
- a CDS encoding GspE/PulE family protein — protein sequence MSVQLTTQDRWLDLNDLLRELVAQGFISQDSAEHALTTRRNASNSQLHPLEFLASQHLDDLSRPGKRLDLESLTLWLSQQAGQPYLRIDPLKINVVQVTPLMSYAFAQRHKILAVSIDRDAVTVASAQPYVRSWEADLTHVLQLPIKRVVANPADIQRFSVEFFRLAKSVSGATNADQQMNTLSNFEQLLNLGASDQEPDANDAHIVNIVDWLFQYAFQQRASDIHIEPRREQGTVRFRIDGVLHNVYQFPPQVTMAIVSRLKSLGRMNVAEKRKPQDGRVKTKTPDGGEVELRLSTLPTAFGEKMVMRIFDPEVLLKDFDQLGFSADDLRRWQDMTRQPNGIILVTGPTGSGKTSTLYTTLKKLATPEINLCTIEDPIEMVEPAFNQMQVQHNIDLTFASGVRALMRQDPDIIMIGEIRDLETAEMAIQAALTGHLVLSTLHTNDAPSAISRLLELGVPHYLIKATVLGVMAQRLVRTLCPHCKAPLTLGEDDWQTLTRPWQAPLPSNAQRAIGCLECRDTGYRGRAGVYEIMQMTDSVKALINPDTDLLAVRRQAFKEGMRSLRLSGAQKVAAGLTTIEEVLRVTPQSEQK from the coding sequence ATGTCCGTTCAACTCACCACTCAGGATCGCTGGCTGGATCTCAATGACCTGCTGCGTGAACTGGTCGCTCAAGGCTTCATCAGCCAGGACTCGGCCGAACATGCGCTGACCACTCGCCGCAATGCCAGCAACAGTCAATTGCACCCGCTGGAGTTCCTCGCCAGCCAACACCTCGATGACCTCAGCCGCCCCGGCAAACGCCTGGATCTGGAAAGCCTGACCCTGTGGCTTTCTCAGCAGGCCGGCCAGCCTTACTTGCGCATCGATCCGCTGAAAATAAACGTCGTGCAAGTTACTCCGCTGATGTCTTACGCCTTTGCCCAGCGCCACAAGATTCTCGCGGTATCGATTGACCGCGACGCCGTCACCGTCGCCAGCGCGCAGCCTTACGTGCGCAGCTGGGAAGCTGACCTGACCCACGTTCTACAGCTGCCGATCAAACGCGTGGTGGCCAACCCGGCGGACATCCAGCGCTTCAGTGTGGAGTTCTTTCGCCTGGCCAAATCGGTCAGCGGTGCGACCAACGCCGATCAGCAGATGAACACCCTGAGCAACTTCGAACAACTGCTCAACCTCGGCGCCAGCGATCAGGAGCCGGACGCCAACGACGCGCACATCGTCAACATCGTCGACTGGCTGTTCCAGTACGCCTTCCAGCAGCGCGCCAGTGATATCCACATCGAACCACGGCGCGAGCAAGGCACTGTGCGCTTTCGTATCGACGGGGTGTTGCACAACGTCTATCAATTTCCACCGCAGGTGACCATGGCGATTGTCAGTCGCCTGAAAAGCCTGGGACGGATGAATGTTGCAGAAAAGCGCAAACCCCAGGACGGCCGGGTCAAGACCAAGACTCCGGATGGCGGCGAAGTGGAGTTGCGGCTGTCGACGCTACCCACTGCATTCGGGGAAAAAATGGTCATGCGGATCTTCGATCCGGAAGTGCTGCTCAAGGACTTCGACCAGTTGGGTTTTTCTGCCGATGATCTGCGTCGCTGGCAGGACATGACCCGCCAACCCAACGGCATCATTCTGGTCACCGGACCGACCGGTTCGGGCAAGACCAGCACGCTCTACACCACGCTGAAAAAACTCGCGACACCAGAGATCAACCTCTGCACCATCGAAGACCCGATCGAAATGGTCGAGCCGGCGTTCAATCAGATGCAGGTCCAGCACAACATCGACCTGACCTTTGCCAGCGGCGTGCGCGCACTGATGCGACAAGATCCGGACATCATCATGATCGGCGAGATCCGCGACCTCGAAACCGCCGAAATGGCCATTCAAGCGGCACTCACCGGTCACCTGGTGTTGTCGACCCTGCACACCAACGACGCACCGAGCGCCATTAGCCGCTTACTGGAACTCGGCGTGCCGCATTACCTGATCAAAGCCACCGTGCTGGGAGTCATGGCGCAACGTCTGGTCCGCACGCTGTGCCCGCATTGCAAGGCACCGCTGACGCTGGGCGAAGACGACTGGCAAACCTTGACCCGTCCCTGGCAAGCACCGCTGCCAAGCAACGCCCAGCGCGCGATTGGCTGCCTGGAATGCCGCGACACCGGCTATCGCGGACGCGCCGGGGTCTACGAAATCATGCAAATGACCGACAGTGTCAAAGCCCTGATCAACCCCGACACCGACCTGCTCGCCGTACGTCGTCAGGCGTTCAAGGAAGGCATGCGCAGTCTGCGGCTGTCGGGCGCACAAAAAGTGGCGGCGGGGCTGACGACTATCGAAGAGGTGCTGCGAGTGACGCCGCAGAGTGAGCAGAAATAG
- a CDS encoding DUF2388 domain-containing protein codes for MRFKLAAATLALLSLSVGSAMAHDDGFWRGVISSGATTASTYLTSRDHKLIVAAQDDASSFVASDGNIRGPYLESAMQKVRADNPGLKATDMELANAILAKNAVAEQ; via the coding sequence ATGCGCTTCAAACTTGCTGCCGCTACGCTTGCCTTGCTTTCCCTCTCTGTTGGTTCAGCAATGGCCCATGATGATGGCTTCTGGCGAGGAGTTATTTCCTCAGGTGCGACCACCGCGTCCACCTACCTGACCTCCAGGGATCACAAGCTGATCGTTGCCGCTCAGGACGACGCCAGCAGTTTCGTGGCCAGTGACGGCAATATCCGTGGTCCGTACCTGGAATCTGCGATGCAGAAAGTCCGCGCCGACAACCCAGGCTTGAAGGCCACCGACATGGAACTGGCCAACGCAATCCTGGCCAAGAACGCGGTCGCCGAACAGTGA
- a CDS encoding Lrp/AsnC family transcriptional regulator, producing MHGELDAYDRRILALLQEDASLSSAQIAEQVGLSQSPCWRRIQRMKEEGVIRGQVTLLDRKKIGLNTQIFAEIKLNAHGRSNFTEFTEAIRGFPEVLECYVLMGAVDFLLRIVTADIEAYERFFFEKLSMVPGIQEVNSIVALSEIKSTTSLPVLR from the coding sequence ATGCATGGCGAGCTTGACGCGTATGACCGACGGATTCTGGCGCTGCTGCAAGAGGACGCCTCGCTTTCCAGTGCGCAGATTGCCGAGCAGGTCGGGTTATCGCAGTCGCCGTGCTGGCGGCGTATTCAGCGGATGAAGGAGGAGGGCGTTATTCGCGGGCAGGTGACCTTGCTCGATCGCAAGAAAATCGGCCTCAACACGCAGATCTTCGCCGAGATCAAACTCAACGCCCACGGGCGTTCGAACTTCACGGAATTCACCGAGGCGATTCGCGGTTTTCCGGAGGTGCTGGAGTGTTATGTGCTGATGGGCGCGGTGGATTTTTTGTTGCGGATCGTCACGGCTGACATCGAAGCCTATGAGCGCTTCTTCTTCGAGAAGCTGTCGATGGTGCCGGGGATTCAGGAGGTCAACTCAATCGTGGCCTTGTCGGAAATCAAGTCCACGACGAGTTTGCCGGTGTTGCGTTGA
- the argE gene encoding acetylornithine deacetylase, with the protein MPLPSMKDQFAALIAAPSVSCTQPNLDQSNRAVIDLLATWLGDLGFSCDIQQVSPGKFNLLASFGSGPGGLVLAGHSDTVPFDGALWQTDPLKLTEVDGRWVGLGSCDMKGFFALAIEAVLPLLDKPFKQPLMILATCDEESSMSGARALAAAGRPLGRAAVIGEPTGLKPIRLHKGVMMERIDILGQSGHSSDPSLGHSALEAMHDAMGELRGLRLQWQREFRNPQFSVPQPTLNFGCIHGGDNPNRICGQCSLEFDLRPLPGMDPNALRAAIRQKLEPVAELHHVKIDYAPLFPEVPPFEQAADSELVRVAERLTGHLAEAVAFGTEAPYLQRLGCETLVLGPGDIACAHQPGEYLEMSRLQPTVHLLRQLIEHYCLTPA; encoded by the coding sequence ATGCCTTTACCGTCCATGAAAGACCAGTTCGCTGCGCTGATCGCCGCACCGTCCGTCAGCTGTACCCAACCCAATCTGGATCAATCCAATCGCGCGGTCATTGATCTGCTGGCGACCTGGCTCGGCGATCTGGGGTTCTCCTGTGATATCCAGCAGGTCAGCCCTGGCAAATTCAACCTGCTCGCCAGTTTTGGCAGCGGACCCGGCGGGTTGGTACTGGCCGGGCACAGCGACACGGTGCCGTTCGACGGCGCGCTGTGGCAGACCGATCCGCTGAAATTGACCGAAGTCGACGGCCGCTGGGTCGGCCTCGGCAGTTGCGACATGAAGGGTTTTTTCGCGCTGGCTATCGAAGCCGTGCTGCCGCTGTTGGATAAACCGTTCAAGCAACCGCTGATGATCCTCGCCACCTGTGACGAAGAAAGCTCGATGTCCGGTGCCCGTGCGTTGGCGGCGGCTGGCCGGCCATTGGGCCGGGCGGCGGTGATTGGCGAGCCGACGGGCCTCAAGCCCATCCGTCTGCACAAAGGCGTGATGATGGAGCGCATCGATATTCTCGGTCAGAGCGGCCATTCGTCCGATCCGAGCCTGGGCCACAGCGCTCTGGAAGCCATGCACGATGCGATGGGCGAGTTACGTGGCTTGCGCCTGCAATGGCAGCGCGAGTTTCGCAATCCGCAGTTCAGCGTGCCGCAACCGACACTGAATTTCGGCTGCATCCACGGTGGCGACAACCCGAACCGGATCTGCGGCCAGTGCTCGCTGGAATTCGACTTGCGACCCTTGCCGGGGATGGACCCGAACGCGCTGCGCGCGGCGATCCGGCAGAAACTCGAACCGGTTGCCGAGCTCCATCACGTGAAGATCGACTACGCTCCCTTGTTCCCGGAAGTGCCGCCGTTCGAGCAGGCGGCGGACTCGGAACTGGTGCGGGTCGCCGAAAGACTCACCGGCCACCTCGCCGAAGCAGTAGCGTTCGGCACTGAAGCGCCTTATCTTCAGCGTCTTGGCTGCGAGACGTTGGTGCTTGGCCCAGGCGATATCGCCTGCGCCCACCAACCGGGGGAATACCTTGAAATGTCACGTTTGCAGCCTACCGTGCATCTATTACGTCAACTGATCGAACACTACTGCCTGACCCCGGCTTAA
- a CDS encoding CYTH domain-containing protein, whose protein sequence is MQKETEIKLRVSRETLAALREHPLLKKRNKSGWERRELMNQYFDTPERDLARAKVALRLRRDGEEVIQTLKTRGHSIAGLSERNEYDWNLPKAKLDVKKLDGECWPEALADLDKKTLKPIFTTDFVRERAEIAWGRGKTKVVIEAALDLGHVIVGKQKEEICELELELREGEPAALLELAAELAATLALMPCDISKAERGYRLFDANSYSLSLPAPELTFELPLDDAFAALSWHLLGSSQRLAEQYRFNGHWRLLQDWVENLAELRALLSSLGQAAPRQSTHDLRLALDALLEDWRPLVQAGLDDEDVRKAAPEQFLEELEDPRWGLFSLNTSRWLLARTWTADRNVRGNRQGAAQLGNWLPRLLGEEATSLQLQRYQQQPEDLAEQLPRIERIQAWLHHARNVLDIPEMDRLYGELNKLAQLANEPITDEVLDARKQQAIAVYQNRAWKMLLRM, encoded by the coding sequence ATGCAGAAAGAAACCGAAATCAAACTCCGCGTCAGCCGCGAAACCCTCGCTGCCCTGCGCGAGCACCCGTTACTGAAAAAACGCAACAAAAGTGGCTGGGAACGCCGTGAGTTGATGAACCAGTACTTCGACACGCCAGAGCGTGACCTGGCCCGCGCCAAGGTCGCCCTGCGCCTGCGCCGCGATGGCGAAGAAGTGATTCAAACGCTCAAGACCCGCGGCCACAGTATCGCCGGCCTGTCCGAGCGTAACGAATACGACTGGAACCTGCCCAAAGCCAAGCTCGACGTAAAGAAACTCGACGGCGAATGCTGGCCCGAAGCGCTGGCCGATCTGGACAAAAAGACCCTCAAGCCGATCTTCACCACCGATTTCGTGCGTGAACGTGCAGAAATCGCCTGGGGCCGTGGCAAGACCAAAGTGGTCATTGAAGCCGCGCTGGACCTGGGCCACGTGATTGTCGGCAAGCAGAAAGAAGAGATCTGCGAGCTGGAACTGGAACTGCGCGAAGGCGAGCCGGCGGCATTGCTGGAACTGGCCGCTGAACTGGCCGCGACCCTGGCACTCATGCCGTGCGACATCAGCAAGGCCGAGCGCGGCTACCGTCTGTTCGACGCCAACAGCTATTCATTGAGCCTGCCGGCGCCGGAGTTGACCTTCGAACTGCCGCTGGACGACGCTTTCGCTGCGTTGAGCTGGCACTTGCTGGGCAGCAGCCAGCGTCTGGCCGAGCAATATCGCTTCAACGGTCATTGGCGCCTGCTGCAAGACTGGGTCGAAAACCTGGCTGAATTGCGCGCACTGCTCAGCAGCCTGGGTCAAGCCGCACCACGTCAGTCGACTCACGATCTGCGGCTCGCACTGGATGCCTTGCTCGAAGACTGGCGCCCGCTGGTACAAGCCGGTCTGGACGACGAAGACGTGCGCAAAGCCGCGCCGGAGCAGTTCCTCGAAGAGCTCGAAGATCCGCGCTGGGGCCTGTTCTCGCTGAACACCTCGCGCTGGTTGCTGGCCCGTACCTGGACTGCCGATCGCAACGTTCGCGGCAATCGCCAGGGGGCTGCACAACTGGGCAACTGGTTGCCGCGCCTGCTGGGCGAGGAGGCTACGTCCCTGCAATTGCAGCGTTATCAGCAACAACCGGAAGACCTGGCCGAGCAACTGCCGCGTATCGAACGCATCCAGGCCTGGCTGCACCATGCCCGCAACGTACTGGACATCCCGGAAATGGATCGCCTGTACGGTGAACTGAACAAACTGGCGCAACTGGCCAACGAGCCGATCACCGACGAAGTGCTGGATGCACGCAAGCAGCAGGCGATTGCGGTGTATCAGAACCGCGCGTGGAAGATGTTGCTGCGTATGTAA
- the argA gene encoding amino-acid N-acetyltransferase, translating into MPEYVNWLRHASPYINAHRDCTFVVMLPGDGVEHPNFGNIVHDLVLLHSLGVRLVLVHGSRPQIETRLAARGLTPHYHHGMRITDAATLECVIDAVGQLRIAIEARLSMDMASSPMQGSRLRVAGGNLVTARPIGVLEGIDYHHTGEVRRVDRKGINRLLDERSIVLLSPLGYSPTGEIFNLACEDVATRAAIDLGADKLLLFGADLGLIDENGRLVRELRPQQVPAHLQRLGANYQAELLDAAAQACRGGVGRSHIVSYAEDGALLTELFTRDGGGTLVAQEQFEVVREAAIEDVGGLLDLISPLEEQGILVRRSREVLEREIEQFSVVEREGMIIACAALYQIADSDAGELACLAVNPEYRHGGRGDELLERIETRARAQGLNTLFVLTTRTAHWFRERGFVPSSVERLPSARASLYNYQRNSKIFEKTL; encoded by the coding sequence ATGCCCGAATACGTTAACTGGCTTCGTCACGCTTCCCCTTACATCAACGCTCACCGCGATTGCACCTTCGTCGTCATGCTGCCCGGTGACGGCGTCGAGCACCCGAACTTCGGCAATATCGTCCATGACCTGGTGCTGCTGCACAGCCTGGGTGTGCGGCTGGTATTGGTGCACGGTTCGCGCCCGCAAATTGAAACCCGTCTCGCCGCACGTGGCCTGACTCCGCATTACCACCACGGAATGCGCATCACCGATGCGGCGACCCTGGAGTGCGTGATCGATGCGGTGGGTCAACTGCGCATTGCCATCGAAGCGCGCTTGTCGATGGACATGGCGTCTTCGCCGATGCAGGGCTCGCGTCTGCGGGTGGCCGGCGGCAACCTGGTGACCGCACGGCCGATCGGTGTGCTCGAAGGTATCGACTATCACCACACCGGCGAAGTGCGTCGGGTCGACCGCAAGGGCATCAACCGTTTGCTGGACGAGCGCTCTATCGTATTGCTGTCACCGCTGGGCTACTCGCCGACCGGGGAGATCTTCAACCTGGCGTGCGAAGACGTCGCCACCCGCGCGGCCATCGATCTGGGGGCCGACAAGCTGTTGCTGTTCGGCGCGGATCTTGGGCTGATCGACGAGAACGGCCGTCTGGTCCGCGAGCTGCGTCCGCAACAGGTGCCCGCGCACTTGCAGCGTCTGGGTGCGAACTATCAGGCCGAGTTGCTGGATGCGGCGGCGCAAGCGTGCCGAGGCGGCGTGGGCCGTAGCCATATTGTCAGTTATGCCGAAGACGGCGCGCTGCTGACCGAGCTCTTCACCCGTGACGGTGGCGGTACGCTGGTCGCTCAGGAGCAATTCGAAGTGGTGCGCGAAGCGGCTATCGAAGACGTCGGTGGTTTGCTGGATCTGATCAGCCCGCTGGAAGAGCAGGGGATTCTGGTGCGTCGTTCGCGCGAAGTGCTGGAGCGCGAAATCGAGCAGTTCAGCGTGGTTGAGCGTGAAGGCATGATCATCGCCTGTGCCGCGCTGTATCAGATTGCCGATTCGGATGCCGGGGAACTGGCCTGTCTGGCGGTGAACCCGGAGTACCGTCATGGCGGCCGTGGTGACGAGTTGCTGGAGCGGATCGAAACGCGGGCGCGTGCTCAAGGGCTCAACACCCTGTTCGTCCTCACCACCCGCACGGCGCACTGGTTTCGTGAGCGCGGCTTTGTGCCCAGCAGTGTCGAGCGCCTGCCGTCGGCCCGGGCCTCGCTGTACAACTATCAGCGTAATTCGAAGATCTTCGAAAAGACTCTGTAA